The following proteins come from a genomic window of Micromonas commoda chromosome 2, complete sequence:
- a CDS encoding ras-related gtp-binding rab2-like protein (Rab; expressed) produces the protein MSYAYLFKYIIIGDTGVGKSCLLLQFTDKRFQHVHDLTIGVEFGSRMVSINDRQIKLQIWDTAGQESFRSITRSYYRGAAGALLVYDITRRETFEHLSSWLEDARQHANPNMTIMLIGNKSDVAHKRQVSREEGEEFAREHGLVFLETSAKTSDNVEEAFINTASVICEKIDDGLDVSNESHGIKVGYGAGGTGANQGGFVNPGAAPRVGGGGGAAGQCC, from the exons ATGAGCTACGC GTATCTGTTCAAGTACATAATCATCGGCGACACGG GCGTTGGCAAGTCGTGCCTGCTCCTGCAGTTCACCGATAAGAGGTTCCAGCACGTCCACGACCTGACCATCGGAGTGGAGTTCGGCTCGCGCATGGTCAGCATCAACGACAGGCAGATCAAGCTTCAGATCTGGGACACCGCCGGGCAAGAGTCCTTCAGGTCCATCACCCGCTCCTActaccgcggcgccgctgggGCGCTGCTGGTGTACGACATCACGCGGCGGGAGACGTTCGAGCACCTCTCCTCCTGgctcgaggacgcgaggcAGCACGCCAACCCGAACATGACCATCATGCTCATCGGCAACAAGTCCGACGTCGCGCACAAGAGGCAGGTGTCGCGCGAGGAAGGGGAGGAGTTCGCCAGGGAGCACGGCCTGGTGTTCCTGGAGACGTCCGCCAAGACCAGCGAtaacgtcgaggaggcgttcaTCAACACCGCGTCGGTCATCTGCGAGAAGATCGACGACGGGCTGGACGTGAGCAACGAGTCGCACGGGATCAAGGTTGGgtacggcgccggcggcaccggcgccaaCCAAGGGGGCTTCGTCAACCCGGgagccgcgccgagggtgggaggaggcggcggcgcggccgggcAGTGCTGCTGA
- a CDS encoding predicted protein, with protein sequence MSRVRAVAVAATAGSAAFIAWDANDRKGGVGVTRAVTATATAALIVADYKLCLAGLEKNSPQFLDARNKVHERSAARLLRLCERNGGLYTKAGQFISTASGMPAPYQRHLSKLQDSARPLEWSDVREMVANELSPRAVEHLVNFGGGNDVRDATALGATELSDEAAANAVKRSAGATNEPVLAGGVSGSTSFSEFDREPIAAASLAQVHRAVTSAGEEVAVKVQRPGLRRQFDVDLATMRFITGAICVAFPSFDFSFLVPEFRDRLSRELDFTWEGRSCERTGRALADDARMVTPKIHWSLTTGRVLTMEYVRGVKVDDGPGLRAAGIDPAAAASALADTFARMLACHGFVHGDPHPGNMLVRRQPSDLSAGGNDLGAAVMSPAEPSILSRRRRWWPFGARAGGQPLTGKVQIVLLDHGLYTELNERERVRMCELWHAVAMRDPARVRAVSEEMGVPKSLQWILPQLMARQTSNVKPMGGGESGNADAPGGDPASANPRSAEAAQARVDGLVRGGRPPLSMDQVSEFGRALPREMMIVMRANALIRNITRKLAIDVDAHERAMYGEGTGGRGLLGLSLGGFMGGDVGRRMDRRRQWAMARYSCLGISLPSALAECGRRKGGIAALPMRIRIKWKLRTARVWARIWLFRSMQYGVMIAIRTLPEGLSEPVVQGFTEMLERKRGGLPAA encoded by the coding sequence ATGTCGAgggtgcgcgcggtggcggtcgccgccaccgccggctccgccgcgttcatcgcgtgGGACGCCAACGACAGgaagggcggcgtcggcgtcacgcgcgcggtcaccgccaccgccaccgcggcgctcatcgtcgcggacTACAAGCTCTGCCTCGCCGGCTTGGAGAAGAACTCTCCCCAATTTCTCGACGCCAGGAATAAAGTCCACGAGCGGTCCGCCGCCAGGCTCCTGCGCCTGTGCGAGCGCAACGGGGGGCTGTACACCAAGGCCGGCCAGTTCATCAGCACGGCGAGCGGCATGCCCGCGCCGTACCAGCGCCACCTCTCCAAGCTTCAGGACAGCGCCAGGCCGCTGGAGTGGTCGGACGTTCGCGAGATGGTGGCGAACGAGCTCTCGCCCCGAGCGGTGGAACACCTCGTGAACTTCGGCGGGGGGAacgacgttcgcgacgccACGGCTCTCGGCGCCACGGAATTgtccgacgaggcggcggcgaacgcggtgaaacggagcgcgggggcgacgaacgagccggtactcgccggcggcgtcagcgggTCGACGTCGTTTAGCGAATTCGATCGCGagcccatcgcggcggcgtcgctggcgcAGGTGCACAGGGCGGTGACcagcgccggcgaggaggtggcggtgaAGGTGCAGCGACCGGGACTGAGGCGACAGTTCGACGTGGACCTCGCGACCATGCGCTTCATCACCGGCGCGATTTGCGTCGCGTTTCCCTCGTTTGACTTTTCGTTCCTCGTGCCCGAATTTCGAGACAGGCTCTCGAGGGAACTCGACTTTACGTGGGAGGGTCGAAGCTGCGAACGGAccggtcgcgcgctcgccgacgacgcgcgaatGGTCACGCCCAAGATCCACTGGTCCCTCACCACCGGCCGCGTGCTCACCATGGAGTACGTGCGGGGCGTCAAGGTGGACGACGGGCCCGGGCTGAGAGCCGCCGGGAtcgaccccgcggcggcggcttcggcgctcgccgacacGTTCGCGAGGATGCTCGCGTGCCACGGGTTCGTGCACGGGGATCCGCACCCGGGCAACATGCTCGTGCGGCGGCAGCCCAGCGACTTGTCCGCGGGCGGTAACgatctcggcgcggcggtgatgagTCCGGCGGAGCCGAGCATCTtgagccggcgccggcggtggtggcCGTTTGGCGCCCGGGCCGGGGGCCAGCCGCTGACGGGCAAGGTTCAGATCGTCCTGCTGGACCACGGACTGTACACGGAGCTCAACGAACGGGAGCGCGTGCGCATGTGCGAGCTGTGgcacgcggtggcgatgcgGGACCCggctcgcgttcgcgccgtgaGCGAGGAGATGGGCGTGCCGAAATCGCTGCAGTGGATCCTGCCCCAGCTGATGGCCAGGCAGACGAGCAACGTCAAGCCgatgggcgggggcgagtccgggaacgcggacgcgccgggcggggacccggcgtccgcgaaccCCCggtccgcggaggcggcgcaggcccGCGTGGACGGCTTGGTGCGAGGGGGCCGCCCGCCGCTGAGCATGGACCAGGTGAGCGAGTTCGGCCGAGCGCTCCCGCGGGAGATGATGATCGTGATGCGCGCCAACGCGCTGATCCGAAACATCACGCGCAAGCTCGCtatcgacgtggacgcgcacgagcgcgcgatgtACGGCGAGGGaaccggcgggcgcggcttGCTCGGGCTGAGCCTCGGCGGGTtcatgggcggcgacgtggggcGAAGGAtggaccggcggcggcagtgGGCGATGGCGCGGTACTCGTGCCTGGGGATTTCGCTCCcgtcggcgctggcggagtgCGGCAGGCGCAAGGGcgggatcgccgcgctcccgaTGAGGATCAGGATCAAGTGGAAGCTGAGGACCGCGAGGGTGTGGGCGAGGATATGGCTGTTCCGATCGATGCAGTACGGCGTGATGATCGCGATCCGGACGCTTCCCGAGGGTCTGTCGGAGCCGGTGGTTCAGGGCTTTACCGAGATGCTCGAGCGAAAGCGGGGAGGCTTACCGGCGGCGTAG
- a CDS encoding predicted protein: protein MSLLMGEWKHLRRTPPGGVPADAPASPPNHLHLRALPGRESKSFATGDGPPSFFSSALPLLEPPIETPLPLPAPLNPRRARGRASYDAVTALTELKRSLDFDVSEERGSASRVAGGRSRTSRRPREDMNAAMMPLLATVPTAAGPGAPKALPELPRDIEKMSYRELKDHYPLVFGKATNSNNKGWLYRVIKARYVNPEVEGEEDATAGEDGIAAARPRRRKRVDYLAVVSAGAA, encoded by the exons atGTCGTTGCTTATGGGCGAGTGGAAGCATCTaaggcgcacgccgccgggcggTGTACCCGCTGACGCGCCCGCATCGCCACCGAaccacctccacctccgcgcgctccctgGACGCGAAAGCAAGTCCTTCGCCACTGGCGACGGGCcgccctccttcttctccagCGCTCTCCCGTTGCTCGAGCCGCCCATCGAAACCCCTCTCCCTCTTCCCGCGCCACTtaatcctcgccgcgcgcgcggaaggGCCTCCTATGACGCCGTCACGGCGCTCACTGAGCTCAAGCGCTCGCTCGACTTCGACGTTTCAGAGGAACGTGGGAGCGCCTCTCGAGTAGCAGGCGGCCGCTCTCGCACGAGCCGCAGGCCGCGCGAGGACATGAACGCCGCGATGATGCCCCTCCTTGCGACAGTACCCACGGCGGCCGGACCCGGAGCCCCAAAGGCGCTGCCCGAGCTCCCAAGAGACATCGAGAAGATGAGCTACCGCGAGTTGAAG GACCACTACCCCCTCGTCTTCGGGAAGGCGACCAACAGCAACAACAAGGGCTGGTTGTACAGGGTCATCAAGGCTCGCTACGTGAACCCGGAGGTCGAGGGGGAGGAagacgcgaccgcgggggaagacgggatcgcggcggctcgccctcgccgccggaaGCGCGTGGACTACCTGGCGGTCgtgtccgcgggcgcggcttGA
- a CDS encoding predicted protein, translating into MSESLREVAERTGNTYPTKTTPGRRNPGSNPRGQRMTAAQATGIVDALKEIYKTKVRPVEEALKFGSFYSPLLTDGDFEGKPNVLLLGQYSTGKTTFIKHLLGTEYPGCNIGPEPTTDRFVVVMHGKEPRVTPGQTLAVQTDKPFTGLSNFGSAFLSKFQASSCDAKLLEEVTIIDTPGVLSGEKQRIDRGYSFVHVCEWFAARSDVILLLFDPHKLDISDEFKSVIASLRGHDDKVRVVLNKADQVSAQQLMRVYGALMWSLGKVFNTPEVCKVYVGSFNDQPLNTENNQLGAELFEKEQSDLKRDLLDIPQRSCDRKVNEFVKRVRACVTHAKIMTHLRGKMPLMAGHESKQKKLLGRLDKEFEECVHTHQIPKGDLPNERRFAEICKGMPIWKMPKVDKKQMKALEEVLSVDIPEVMRRFDNPF; encoded by the coding sequence aTGTCCGAGTCCCTGAGGGAGGTGGCCGAGCGCACGGGCAACACCTACCCGACCAAGACCACCCCGGGGCGTCGTAACCCGGGGTCCAACCCGCGCGGTCAGAGgatgaccgccgcgcaggccaccggcatcgtcgacgccctcaagGAGATCTACAAGACCAAGGTCCggcccgtcgaggaggcgctcaagtTTGGCTCCTTCTACTCCCCCTTGCTCACCGACGGGGACTTCGAGGGCAAGCCGAACGTGCTGCTCCTGGGCCAGTACAGCACCGGTAAGACCACGTTCATCAAGCACCTGCTGGGCACCGAGTACCCCGGGTGCAACATCGGGCCCGAGCCGACGACGGAtcgcttcgtcgtcgtcatgcACGGCAAAGAGCCGAGGGTCACCCCGGGGCagacgctcgcggtgcaGACGGACAAGCCGTTCACGGGCCTGAGCAACTTTGGCAGCGCGTTCCTCTCCAAGTTTCAGGCGAGCTCGTGCGACGcgaagctcctcgaggaggtgaCGATCATCGACACCCCCGGCGTGCTCTCCGGCGAGAAGCAGCGCATCGACCGGGGGTACTCCTTTGTCCACGTCTGCGAgtggttcgcggcgaggtccgacGTCATCCTGCTGCTGTTCGACCCGCACAAGCTGGACATCAGCGACGAGTTCAAGTCGGTCATCGCCAGCCTGCGCGGCCACGACGACAAGGTGCGCGTGGTGCTCAACAAGGCGGACCAGGTCTCGGCGCAGCAGCTCATGCGCGTGTACGGCGCGCTGATGTGGTCGCTGGGTAAAGTTTTCAACACCCCAGAGGTGTGCAAGGTGTACGTGGGTTCGTTCAACGATCAACCGCTAAACACGGAGAACAACCAGCTGGGCGCTGAGCTCTTCGAGAAGGAGCAGAGCGACCTCAAGCGGGACCTGCTGGACATCCCCCAGCGATCGTGCGACCGCAAGGTTAACGAGTTTGTGAAGAGAGTGCGAGCGTGCGTCACCCACGCTAAGATCATGACGCACCTGAGGGGGAAGATGCCGCTGATGGCAGGGCACGAGTCGAAGCAGAAGAAGCTGTTGGGTAGGTTGGATAAGGAGTTCGAGGAGTGCGTGCACACCCACCAGATACCCAAGGGTGACCTGCCCAACGAACGACGGTTCGCCGAGATTTGCAAGGGGATGCCCATCTGGAAGATGCCGAAGGTCGACAAGAAGCAGATGAAGGCTCTGGAGGAGGTGCTGTCGGTCGACATCCCGGAGGTTATGCGGCGGTTCGATAACCCTTTCTGA
- a CDS encoding predicted protein, which produces MGLLDRAVSQGTAQYVIYACLAAPAFAFGLRMYNARNEYNRSNPYQSQYAKADSTPQTRRK; this is translated from the exons ATGGGCCTGCTGGACAGAGCAGTCAGCCAGGGCACGGCTCAGTACGTAATCTACGCCTGCTTGGCAGcccccgccttcgccttcggCCTTCGCATGTACAACGCGCGCAACGAGTACAACAG GTCGAATCCCTACCAGTCCCAGTACGCCAAGGCGGACTCCACTCCCCAGACTAGGAGGAAGTAG
- a CDS encoding ras-related gtp-binding protein (RAB; expressed), protein MNPEYDYLFKLLLIGDSGVGKSCLLLRFADDTYTESYISTIGVDFKIRTVELEGKTVKLQIWDTAGQERFRTITSSYYRGAHGIIVVYDVTDAESFNNVKQWLNEIDRYANENVNKLLVGNKSDLTAKRAVDYETAKAFADEIGIPFLETSAKNATNVEQAFMTMAAEIKTRMASQPALNQGPKGATVRPGEGRPVGKANSQCC, encoded by the exons ATGAACCCCGAATA TGACTACCTCTTCAAGCTCCTG CTGATCGGTGACTCCGGCGTCGGCAAATCGTGCCTTCTGCTCCGTTTCGCCGACGATACATACACCGAGAGCTACATCTCCACCATCGGCGTCGACTTC AAAATTCGCACGGTCGAGCTGGAGGGCAAGACGGTGAAGCTTCAGATCTGGGACACCGCGGGCCAGGAGCGCTTCAGGACCATCACCTCCTCCTActaccgcggcgcgcacggcaTCATCGTGGTGTACGacgtgacggacgcggagtCCTTCAACAACGTCAAGCAGTGGCTCAACGAGATCGACAGGTACGCCAACGAGAACGTGAACAAGCTGCTGGTGGGTAACAAGAGCGACCTCACGGCGAAGCGGGCGGTGGACTACgagacggcgaaggcgttTGCAGACGAGATTGGCATCCCCTTCCTGGAGACCTCGGCGAAGAACGCCACCAACGTCGAGCAGGCGTTCATGACCATGGCGGCCGAGATCAAGACGCGCATGGCGTCGCAGCCGGCGCTCAACCAGGGTCCCAAGGGTGCCACGGTCAGGCCGGGCGAGGGCAGGCCTGTCGGGAAGGCCAACAGCCAGTGCTGCTAA
- a CDS encoding hypothetical protein (putative uncharacterized protein) — protein sequence MRDWGLDPGSPQWAPDPYAEVDSTRVSRRREHARRANELDKRLASPTAPDPLNLPEHYADIMWREHVSRYWGKEPRVREWSRLREAEGSTPEGLLRGAAPARWDAERWPRSRVPGKRFVQVLRDDNVAAPVDEDENAPEVDIVNSDRLYALGNFDHFFTPVPSPREEGEDYVPSPWEVTTTPREAEGADDDERPGDDVCPAANATEDDGPPDWYDKVVVDRARLSRGVRFESKGETREEAVARRLRGHPTPEEARQDKRRDKSRAMKELKEVRHALGMSNRVVGEKDDDTRAKEKGRKY from the coding sequence ATGCGCGACTGGGGCTTAGATCCGGGAAGCCCGCAATGGGCGCCGGATCCCTACGCAGAGGTCGACAGCACGCGCGTTTCTCGACGAAGGgagcacgcgcggcgcgcgaacgagctGGACAAGAGGCTGGCGTCTCCCACCGCCCCGGACCCGCTGAATCTCCCGGAGCACTACGCCGACATCATGTGGAGGGAGCACGTCTCCAGGTATTGGGGGAAAGAGCCTAGAGTTCGAGAGTGGTCGCGGCTTCGCGAGGCCGAGGGGAGCACGCCGGAGGGACTCCTGCGTGGGGCAGCTCCGGCGAGGTGGGACGCGGAGCGATGGCCCAGGTCGCGCGTCCCGGGAAAACGATTCGTGCAAGTTCTCCGGGACgacaacgtcgccgcgccagtcgacgaggacgagaacgCGCCCGAGGTGGACATCGTCAACTCCGATCGGTTGTACGCTCTCGGTAACTTCGACCACTTCTTCACCCCCGTCCCGTCCCCAAGAGAGGAAGGCGAGGACTACGTACCCTCGCCGTGGGAGgtcacgacgacgcccagggaagccgagggcgcggatgacgacgaacgcCCGGGTGACGACGTgtgccccgcggcgaacgcgaccgAGGATGACGGCCCACCCGACTGGTACGATAAGGTGGTGgtggaccgcgcgcggctgtCCCGCGGCGTCAGGTTCGAGAGCAAGGgtgagacgcgcgaggaggctgtCGCGCGGAGGCTCCGTGGGCACCCAActccggaggaggcgaggcagGATAAGAGGAGGGACAAGAGCAGGGCGAtgaaggagctcaaggaggtGAGGCACGCGCTGGGTATGTCCAACAGGGTCGTGGGAGAGAAGGATGACGACACACGGGCGAAGGAGAAGGGGCGTAAGTACTAG
- a CDS encoding carbonic anhydrase, producing the protein MTEVEEAPALYPCAEAEPQSPRDVTPGFVGEKPSRLPPSSIVTRVDTMALVNVHFHLGAEHRSEGEYDTTKPSDDTEARRRLRRLLDSGDPALPLETHGYYCDQSPGYVEKRDAGGLGEYAFEHCENVEVGQTYEVHWVYSTGAAAEESERLAPGLGGAMSTQVNPTVAVRAQVFYVTADRGDDLEGLAFSGWQSEMIGDGDAAYYSGSTTGRGYDNDASCSPVQVSWNVDRRCRAVSAASLDAMCAAMRERGMEADAAPQGSRDLVTEALSATEAYDMTREQIDAN; encoded by the coding sequence ATGACCGAGGTCGAAGAGGCCCCCGCGCTGTACCcgtgcgccgaggccgagccccagtccccgcgcgacgtcacCCCGGGTTTCGTCGGCGAAAAGCCGTCCCGTCTGCCCCCGTCATCCATCGTCACGCGAGTTGACACCATGGCGCTGGTCAACGTCCACttccacctcggcgccgagcacaGGTCGGAGGGTGAGTACGACACGACAAAACCCTCGGACGACACGGaagcgaggaggaggctccgCAGGCTCCTAGACTCCGGCGACCCCGCTTTACCTCTCGAAACCCACGGCTATTACTGCGACCAGTCACCCGGTTACGTCGAGAAGCgggacgccggcggcttgGGCGAGTACGCTTTTGAGCACTGCGAAAACGTCGAGGTTGGCCAAACCTACGAAGTGCACTGGGTTTactccaccggcgccgccgcggaggaatccgagcgactcgcgcccggcctcggcggcgcgatgagcaCGCAGGTAAACcccaccgtcgcggtccgCGCCCAGGTGTTCTACGTGACCGCGGACCGAGGAGACGACCTCGAGGGCCTCGCCTTTTCCGGTTGGCAATCGGAGAtgatcggcgacggcgacgcggcgtactATTCCGGTTCGACCACCGGGCGCGGGTACGACAACGACGCGTCCTGCTCGCCCGTGCAGGTGTCTTGGAACGTCGACAGAAGATGCcgggcggtgagcgccgcgtcgttggacgcgatgtgcgcggcgatgagggagCGCGGTATGGaagcggacgcggcgccgcaggGGTCGAGGGACCTGGTGACTGAGGCGctgtccgcgacggaggcgtaCGACATGACCAGGGAGCAGATCGACGCAAACTGA
- a CDS encoding predicted protein: MSSVAAHHLSARPAVACRATLSRRTAGDRAPVRTRVRSPAVAAADTENLPANLKKIVSAFQMVPDAMQRYKQLLFFAAKLKGFDEADRVDDNKVPGCVSQVWVVPRIEDGLVYFTADSDSQLTKGLAALLVEGLSGSTPKEIMAVEPNFVELLGLGQSLTPSRTNGFMNMLRLMQKKTLEAYMADEAAAKE; the protein is encoded by the coding sequence AtgtcctccgtcgccgctcacCACCTctcggcgaggcccgcggtGGCCTGCCGCGCGACCCTTTCCCGACGgaccgccggcgaccgcgccccaGTCCGCACCAGGGTCCGGtctcccgccgtcgcggccgccgacaCGGAGAATCTTCCGGCGAACCTCAAGAAGATCGTCTCAGCGTTCCAGATGGTCCCCGACGCGATGCAGCGGTACAAGCAGCTGCTGttcttcgcggcgaagcTGAAGGGCTTCGATGAGGCGGACCGGGTGGACGATAACAAGGTTCCCGGGTGCGTGAGCCAGGTGTGGGTGGTGCCGAGGATCGAGGACGGACTGGTGTACTTCACCGCCGACTCGGACTCGCAGCTCACCaagggcctcgccgcgctgctggtGGAGGGGCTGAGCGGGAGCACGCCCAAGGAGATCATGGCGGTGGAACCCAACTTCGTGGAGCTCCTGGGCCTGGGCCAGAGCCTCACGCCGAGCCGCACCAACGGGTTCATGAACATGCTCAGGCTCATGCAGAAGAAGACCCTGGAGGCGTACATGGCAGATGAAGCTGCGGCAAAGGAGTGA
- a CDS encoding predicted protein translates to MPYISVDALVGDGPVAPPPTLADGGRVSENALRDWGAPPANVDEDPKRVAWRANYTAELARVLNTPADDYHDSAARLSGLVKSALLEFRHLKTEPSKFFEAHRLLVNHGFEQGPGFSIRFTVQYNLFAGTVLELGGPEHLRTLDEMQRNGELGCFALTEKLAGVNSGLVVQTTARWVPDEGAFLLHTPHDGACKNWISQGLTACKAVVMADLIVGGESKGPHAFLVELRAKGSGPGYPGRTSTGVTLGDMGAKTTGNDLDNAWISFENKWIPRESLLDRYCDLTVDGGYVPRGGTSAPMSNMELIGQRLFTGRVAVAQGAHEFRRRLFRRTRAHNDAKPCWAPGGGSHSAKKTLMLSSVPQLRALYRDADAKEARMTAYLASVERDLCETLTNGTRPSAEMVEAVAAAKVSAVDEAIEYCHRLKQEVGSYALMAGTGFEHTDFLQCCKFAEGDSRILLMKVARDRVKAYGRIAAKGGEFPSWMSPREAKAVAELAKALQASAAGGKRPAEAWEEHWDKAYATARLAVDDIVTRRVGGPDKWSNAGWRSTPASRL, encoded by the coding sequence ATGCCTTACAtctccgtcgacgccctcgtggGTGACGGACCCGTGGCTCCGCCCCCAAcgctcgccgacgggggCCGCGTCTCGGAAAACGCCCTCCGAGATTGGGGCGCTCCACCCGCGAATGTCGACGAGGACCCGAAGCGCGTTGCGTGGCGCGCAAACTacaccgccgagctcgcgcgcgtgctcaacacccccgcggacgactatcacgactccgccgcgcgactcAGCGGCCTCGTCAAgtccgcgctcctcgagttCCGGCACCTCAAGACGGAACCGTCCAAGTTCTTCGAGGCGCACCGGCTGCTCGTCAATCACGGCTTCGAGCAGGGGCCGGGATTCAGCATCAGGTTCACGGTCCAGTACAACCTCTTCGCCGGGAccgtgctcgagctcggaggTCCCGAACACCTGAGGACGCTCGACGAGATGCAGCGaaacggcgagctcgggtgCTTTGCGCTCAccgagaagctcgcgggcgtcaaCTCCGGGCTGGTGGTtcagacgacggcgaggtgggtCCCGGATGAGGGCGCGTTCCTGCTGCACACGCcccacgacggcgcgtgcaAGAACTGGATCTCGCAGGGTCTGACGGCGTGTAAAGCGGTGGTCATGGCGGacctcatcgtcggcggcgagagcaAGGGACCTCACGCGTTCTTGGTCGAGCTTCGCGCGAAAGGTTCCGGGCCGGGGTATCCCGGCCGGACATCGACGGGGGTGACCCTCGGGGACATGGGCGCCAAGACCACGGGTAACGACCTGGATAACGCGTGGATATCCTTCGAGAATAAGTGGATCCCGCGCGAGTCCCTCCTGGACCGATACTGCGACTTgaccgtcgacggcggatACGTCCCACGGGGCggaacctcggcgccgatgtCGAACATGGAGCTCATCGGCCAGCGCCTCTTCACCGGCCGAGTCGCCGTGGCTCAGGGGGCGCACGAGTTCAGGCGCCGGCTGTTCCGCAGAACGCGAGCGCATAACGACGCGAAGCCGTGCTGggctcccggcggcggcagccacAGCGCCAAGAAGACGCTGATGCTGTCGTCGGTGCCGCAGCTGAGAGCCCTGtatcgcgacgccgacgcgaaggaggcgaggatGACCGCCTACCTGGCCTCGGTGGAACGGGACCTGTGCGAGACGCTCACGAACGGTACGAGGCCCAGCGCGGAGATGgtcgaggcggtggcggcggcgaaggtctccgcggtggacgaggcgatcgagtACTGCCACAGGCTGAAGCAGGAGGTTGGCTCCTACGCGCTGATGGCCGGCACCGGGTTTGAGCACACGGACTTTCTTCAGTGCTGCAAGTTTGCCGAAGGCGACAGCAGGATCCTGCTCATGAAGGTGGCGCGCGATAGGGTCAAGGCGTACGgtcgcatcgcggcgaagggcggcgaGTTTCCCTCGTGGATGtcgccgagggaggcgaaggcggtgGCTGAGCTGGCGAAGGCGCTCCAagcatccgccgccgggggaaAGAGGCCAGCGGAGGCTTGGGAGGAACACTGGGACAAGGCgtacgccaccgcgaggttGGCGGTGGATGACATCGTGACCAGACGCGTAGGCGGGCCGGATAAGTGGTCCAACGCTGggtggcgctcgacgcctGCGAGCCGGTTATAG
- a CDS encoding predicted protein, which yields MLTTSTLSPHRRASGRDTKARGRRRYSGGSTGVNRYRPGMRGRGLLQTADEVVVENGDVPKDCVTILEIIDSHPDLTELSSAIADLPVVRDALDADNETDTFFAPSNEAIDGFTSWAGFNDTKAGLQELLGDTEWKAYIVAYHAVPDEMYTIDKLESLEAGDRFLEDALEAEMPLMYVPKEYKVVGMGSAANIVGKNIYACNGVLHIIDAVLLPFDGRVVS from the coding sequence ATGCTGACCACCTCTACCCTATCACCCCATCGCAGGGCTTCCGGAAGGGACACGAaagcgcgcggtcgccgccgatacTCCGGCGGCAGCACCGGTGTGAATCGGTATCGCCCAGGTATGCGCGGGAGAGGCCTCCTCCAGACCGctgacgaggtcgtcgtcgagaacggcgacgtcccaAAGGACTGCGTGACCATCCTCGAGATCATCGACTCGCACCCCGACCTCACCGAGCTCTcgagcgccatcgccgacctCCCGGtggtccgcgacgcgctcgacgccgacaacGAGACCGACACCTTCTTCGCACCCTCCAACGAGGCCATAGACGGCTTCACGTCCTGGGCAGGGTTCAACGACACCAAAGCCGGGCTGCaagagctcctcggcgacacCGAGTGGAAGGCGTACATCGTCGCGTACCACGCCGTTCCCGACGAGATGTACACCATCGATAAGCTGGAGTCCCTCGAGGCGGGCGACAGGTtcctcgaggacgcgttGGAGGCTGAGATGCCCCTGATGTACGTGCCGAAAGAGTACAAGGTTGTCGGGATGGGATCTGCCGCCAACATTGTGGGTAAGAACATATACGCGTGCAACGGCGTGCTGCACATTATCGACGCGGTGCTGCTGCCATTCGACGGTAGGGTAGTGTCTTGA